A stretch of Blautia liquoris DNA encodes these proteins:
- the holA gene encoding DNA polymerase III subunit delta — translation MKSIIEDIKNKDFKRVYLLYGEETYLKIQFRDKLCHALNQEDTMNYSEFEGKGQNEGQIIDLAETMPFFSDHRLILLQDTGFFKNKADRMADYMAELPDYICMIFVESEVDKRSRMYKAVRKYGRTVEFVSQDEKTLARWVLGTLKRENKKITKSDLDLFFTVTGTDMGNIERELEKLICYTMGRDVITDKDIKTICTAQITNQIFDMVRAVTAKQQKKALDLYYDLLSLKESPMKILALIAREFHMMLQVKGLQLEGSDIHTIAERTGLRDFVVRKYLPMTRSYSMEQLRAAMDDCITTETDVKTGRLSDAMSVELLIIRFSSKKSY, via the coding sequence ATGAAGAGTATCATTGAAGATATAAAGAATAAAGACTTTAAAAGAGTATATCTGCTTTATGGAGAGGAAACATATCTGAAGATTCAGTTTCGGGACAAACTGTGTCATGCACTGAATCAGGAAGATACAATGAATTATTCCGAATTTGAGGGAAAAGGTCAAAACGAAGGTCAAATCATAGATCTGGCTGAGACGATGCCTTTTTTTTCAGATCACCGTCTCATTCTTTTGCAGGATACGGGATTCTTTAAAAATAAAGCAGATCGGATGGCGGACTATATGGCCGAACTTCCGGATTATATCTGCATGATATTCGTGGAGAGTGAAGTTGACAAACGCAGCCGTATGTACAAGGCTGTCAGGAAATACGGAAGAACTGTAGAATTCGTGAGCCAGGATGAGAAAACACTTGCCAGATGGGTTTTGGGAACGCTAAAAAGAGAAAACAAGAAGATCACAAAGTCTGATCTGGATCTGTTTTTTACGGTGACGGGCACAGATATGGGAAATATAGAAAGAGAACTTGAAAAACTGATCTGTTACACAATGGGAAGAGACGTAATCACAGACAAGGACATCAAAACGATATGTACCGCCCAGATCACGAATCAGATCTTCGATATGGTCCGGGCAGTGACAGCGAAACAGCAGAAAAAGGCACTGGATCTATACTATGATCTTCTTTCGTTAAAAGAATCGCCCATGAAAATTCTCGCACTGATCGCAAGGGAATTCCATATGATGCTGCAGGTGAAAGGCCTGCAGCTTGAAGGAAGTGATATCCATACAATCGCCGAACGAACAGGTCTTCGCGATTTTGTGGTAAGAAAGTATCTGCCTATGACACGCAGCTATTCCATGGAGCAGCTGCGTGCCGCCATGGATGACTGTATTACAACTGAGACAGATGTGAAGACAGGGCGGCTTTCGGATGCCATGAGTGTGGAACTGCTGATTATCCGGTTTAGCTCGAAAAAGTCATATTAA
- the gpr gene encoding GPR endopeptidase, with amino-acid sequence MNQYKVRTDLVMENGEKYEKDNVEIPGVKIRKHYNKVKDLRTTWVKIETEHGAHLMEKPIGTYITMEAPSMTADDDDYHREISVELSRHLKKLLPAHPNSVLVVGLGNQEITPDALGPDVINNLHITRHLVREYGYAGPGTKGAPMISALVPGVMAQTGMETMEILQGVIAKTKPDSVIVIDALAARNTKRLNCTIQLTDTGISPGSGVGNYRCALTKETLGIPVIGIGIPTVVDAGTIVHDAVSNLLEALEESEIQEFLGEIISPSLMSMFVTPKDIDETIKRLSYTISEGINMTFSS; translated from the coding sequence ATGAATCAGTACAAAGTGCGAACCGATCTTGTCATGGAGAATGGTGAAAAATACGAAAAAGACAACGTAGAGATACCCGGCGTTAAGATCCGAAAACATTATAATAAGGTTAAAGATCTTCGTACCACTTGGGTAAAAATCGAAACTGAACATGGGGCACATCTGATGGAAAAACCAATTGGCACCTATATCACGATGGAAGCTCCTTCTATGACAGCAGATGACGACGATTACCACCGAGAAATCTCTGTAGAACTTTCGCGTCATTTAAAAAAACTGCTGCCCGCCCATCCAAATTCCGTCCTTGTCGTAGGACTTGGAAATCAGGAAATCACCCCGGATGCCCTTGGCCCCGATGTCATCAATAATCTGCATATTACCCGACATCTTGTACGTGAATACGGATACGCCGGTCCCGGCACAAAAGGTGCCCCGATGATCAGTGCGTTGGTACCGGGTGTTATGGCCCAAACCGGAATGGAGACGATGGAAATCCTCCAGGGTGTCATAGCAAAGACAAAGCCGGACTCCGTCATTGTCATCGATGCTCTGGCGGCCCGCAATACCAAACGTCTAAACTGCACGATACAACTGACTGACACCGGAATCAGTCCCGGTTCTGGCGTGGGGAATTACCGCTGTGCTCTCACAAAAGAAACGCTTGGCATTCCCGTTATTGGAATTGGCATTCCCACCGTGGTAGATGCCGGGACGATCGTCCATGATGCCGTTTCCAACTTATTGGAAGCTCTGGAAGAATCCGAGATTCAGGAATTCTTAGGCGAAATCATAAGCCCTTCGCTGATGTCTATGTTCGTAACCCCAAAAGATATCGACGAGACAATCAAACGTCTCAGTTACACAATTTCTGAAGGCATTAATATGACTTTTTCGAGCTAA
- the rpsT gene encoding 30S ribosomal protein S20, producing MANIKSSKKRILVAQTRTERNKAVRSAVKTSIKKVETAVEAKDKAAAQSALTAAISTIEKAGSKGVYHKNNVSRKVARLSKAVNSIA from the coding sequence TTGGCAAATATTAAATCATCGAAGAAGAGAATTCTGGTAGCACAGACAAGAACAGAAAGAAATAAAGCAGTCAGATCTGCTGTAAAAACTTCGATTAAGAAAGTTGAAACAGCTGTTGAGGCAAAAGATAAGGCTGCTGCCCAGAGCGCACTTACAGCCGCAATTTCGACAATCGAAAAGGCAGGTTCGAAGGGCGTTTATCATAAGAACAACGTATCCAGAAAAGTTGCACGTTTGAGCAAGGCTGTAAACTCAATCGCATAA
- a CDS encoding stage II sporulation protein P, with protein MDNNDKGTGTVVIIILAVIASVLVYRSFKVISSGGFDRGKEIISSAYEQAQKLAVKVYLPQVYYDEDNPGSGDFIEHVAQTAKEQIPGMGVSQKKKTEDEMAIEDASTKKAIIDENNKAIQTKMTAENQQKVQDDEQKKQEEELKKKQEEEAAKAKEEAAKAASSINIINPIPLDSLRDFNYLVKNYFVVDNNTTAEKSQINVDEFWSKDMKITKDPSVPQILIYHTHSQETFVDSVPGDANTTVVGLGNLLTSILQDTYGYQVIHLTNTFDLVDGKEERSRAYDYALPVVEQTLHDNPSIEVVIDLHRDGVKDWQHMVTEIDGKPTAQIMLFNGVSRTKMNGDNPSLPNPYIKDNLAFSFQLEHMANQCYPDFTRCIYLKGLRYNLHVRPKSILLEVGAQTNTLEEVRNAMEPFAKVLNSVLDGTNKTLQ; from the coding sequence TTGGACAATAATGACAAAGGGACGGGGACAGTGGTGATTATCATACTGGCAGTGATTGCGTCGGTTTTAGTTTACAGAAGTTTTAAAGTTATCTCATCCGGCGGATTTGACAGAGGAAAAGAGATTATCTCTTCTGCGTACGAGCAGGCACAGAAACTGGCAGTCAAAGTTTACCTGCCGCAAGTTTATTATGACGAAGATAATCCAGGCAGTGGAGATTTTATTGAACATGTGGCTCAGACCGCAAAGGAGCAGATTCCGGGAATGGGTGTGAGTCAGAAAAAAAAGACGGAGGATGAGATGGCCATCGAGGATGCCTCTACCAAAAAAGCAATCATAGATGAAAATAATAAGGCTATCCAGACAAAGATGACTGCAGAAAATCAGCAAAAAGTACAAGATGACGAACAGAAAAAGCAGGAAGAGGAGCTCAAGAAAAAGCAGGAAGAAGAGGCAGCGAAAGCGAAAGAAGAGGCGGCGAAGGCAGCCAGTTCCATTAATATTATAAACCCCATACCTTTAGACTCGCTGAGGGACTTTAATTATCTCGTAAAAAACTACTTTGTTGTCGATAATAATACGACAGCTGAAAAATCTCAGATTAATGTAGACGAATTCTGGTCAAAGGATATGAAGATCACAAAAGATCCGTCTGTTCCGCAGATTCTGATCTACCATACCCATTCTCAGGAGACATTTGTGGATTCGGTGCCTGGTGATGCGAATACCACTGTGGTGGGCCTTGGAAATCTTCTGACATCGATTCTTCAGGATACCTATGGCTATCAGGTAATTCATCTGACCAATACTTTTGACCTTGTGGACGGAAAAGAAGAGAGAAGCAGAGCTTATGATTATGCGCTTCCTGTCGTTGAGCAGACTTTACATGACAACCCATCTATTGAAGTGGTGATTGACCTGCACAGGGATGGTGTAAAGGATTGGCAGCATATGGTCACTGAGATTGATGGAAAGCCAACAGCACAGATTATGCTTTTTAACGGAGTTTCCCGCACGAAGATGAACGGCGACAACCCGTCACTTCCCAATCCCTATATCAAAGACAATCTGGCATTTTCTTTTCAGCTGGAACACATGGCAAACCAGTGCTATCCGGATTTTACCCGCTGTATCTATCTAAAAGGACTGCGATACAACCTGCACGTGCGCCCAAAATCCATTCTGCTGGAGGTGGGAGCTCAGACCAATACATTGGAAGAAGTGAGAAATGCTATGGAACCTTTCGCAAAAGTGCTTAATTCCGTTCTGGATGGGACGAATAAAACACTGCAGTGA